The DNA region TAGGTCGCAAGAGCGGGGTAATCAGTCAAGGCTGTTGGGCTCACGCTCGTCGGAAGTTCGACGAAGCCATCAAGGGGCAGAAAGATAAAAACAAAACCGGCAAAAGCCATATGGGGCTGTCTTATATCCGTAAGCTCTACCAAATAGAACATGGGATAAAAGAGAGCCCTCCGGATGAACGAAAAAGGGTACGGCAGGAGCAAAGTCTGCCGGTTCTACAGAAGTTACGACAATGGCTGGATAAATCATTGCCCCAGGTGCCGCCAAAAACCTTGTTGGGCAAGGCCCTTTATTACCTGAATAACCAGTGGGAAAAGCTCATCCGTTATTGCGACGAGGGTTACCTGCGTATGGACAATAATCTGGCCGAAAATGCGATTCGCCCGTTCGTGGTGGGTCGCAAGGCGTGGCTGTTCAGCAACAGTACTGACGGAGCTAAAGCCAGCGCCAATCTTTATAGCCTGGTAGAAACAGCGAAAGCCTGCGGGTTGGAACCCTGCCATTATCTGAAGACCGTCTTCAACGACTTGCCAAGGGCAGAGTCAATTGCCGATATCGAGCAGTTGCTGCCCTGGAATCAGAAGCCAGTTTGAATCAAGGTGTGGTGGAATTACCGCTTACGTATCAACGGACCTGAAGAAGATCTACCAGTCAGCTACTGTGGACGAGGCTGAACGTGAACTGAGCGCTTTTGAGGTGACCTGGGATGATAAGTTTCCATCGATAGGTAAATCCTGGCGCAACAACTGGGATAACCTGATAACCCTGTTTGACTATCCTGATGATATCAGGAAAGCGATTTACACGACGAACGCTATAGAATCGCTGAACAGCGTGATCAGAAAAGCTATCAAGCAACGGAAGATCTTCCCATCAGATAACTCTGTGATGAAGGTGATTTATCTGGCGATGGAAAGAGCTTCAGCGAAATGGACGATGCCCATCAGGAATTGGGTATCAGCTCTGAACCGGTTTGCAATTATGTTTCCAGACCGGTTCAGGCAGTAAAGTTGGTTGAGCGTTTACACAGAATTAATTACAGGCTCATTGCTTTGTTTGAACTCTTTGCTGGGCAGACCCTTAAAGTCACTCCGGACTGCTACCCGCTATACTCGGTGTTGCTGAAAACGCAAAAGCCAAAAACTCTGGGCTGGCGTGGCACGAACACCCAAGCCTGATTGCCAGCATGGCACTGAACTAACCCTTGCAAGGCTCACCAAACTATAAGCTGCCATTCCAAGCGGTAAACACTCGGAAGCTGCGGCCAGCTTGGATGAACTGGCAAAATAATCAAAGCTTTGTGCTGGCGTGCCCCCCTGCCGCTACCATGCACAAAAACCTCTTGGCAGCGGGAAAGAGAACTGAACTTTATTGCTGGCATTGCACGACACTGATTATTGCTGGGTAAAATCTATTTCGCCAGCTTGGGAAAGACTTTCAAACCCCAAACAACAACAGCTCTTAACTACACGACAGAAATTACCAAGTTTCTAAAGGCACATAACGCCTGGTTCAGCCGCCGCCGAAGGCGGTCGGGTGGAGGGGCGAAGCCCCGGAACGAACTGGAACCATTTGTTATGTGGCTTCCCTCTATGTTGCACGAATACAGTAGAAATTCAATCCACTAACTCTATGTCGAGACTTTCTAAAAGTCTTGTAGCTTCGTATCGTGTAAACCTTGCCTTTTTTACATTATTGAAGTTTATATCAATATCGTAATTTGACGCTTCAAGGAAACTAGCTGAAGTAAGATTTGTATTGTTGAAAACACTTCTGGTTAAATCTGAATAATCAAATTGACCTTCCCTAAAACTTCCTTCTCTGAAATCCACATCATGTGCTTTGCACTCTTCAATAATAATCTCTGGCAATACTAAACCAAAAAAAGATGAATCATTTATGATGCATTTTCTGAAACTTATCGGTGATGATGGGCAGATATTTGCCCATGTAGCCTTTGTCCAATCTACACCAATAACTTTACTATTAGTGAACGAGACATCAAGAAAACGACTGTAAGTAATTTTTACAAGGCTGAGGTTACATTTATCGAATAAACAGTCAATGAACTTACATTTTTCAAAGGTTGACTCACTCAGGTCGCAATTGATAAAAGAGCATGAGTCAAATTCAATATATTTAATATCTTTGTTTTTCAAGTCTTCATCTTGAAATGTTACTAAATAATATTCTGTCTCATCATCTTTAAAACTATTCATATTACAACGTATTAATTCAATCTGTACTTATATTTTACTTATTGGTTGCATTTGCCACATAACGCCTGGTTCAGCCGCCGCCGAAGGCGGTCGGGTGGAGGGGCGCAGCCCCGGAAC from Endozoicomonas sp. NE40 includes:
- a CDS encoding pentapeptide repeat-containing protein — translated: MNSFKDDETEYYLVTFQDEDLKNKDIKYIEFDSCSFINCDLSESTFEKCKFIDCLFDKCNLSLVKITYSRFLDVSFTNSKVIGVDWTKATWANICPSSPISFRKCIINDSSFFGLVLPEIIIEECKAHDVDFREGSFREGQFDYSDLTRSVFNNTNLTSASFLEASNYDIDINFNNVKKARFTRYEATRLLESLDIELVD